A part of Paenibacillus sp. IHBB 10380 genomic DNA contains:
- a CDS encoding non-ribosomal peptide synthetase, which translates to MLGLKHIEDIGFLSAMQEGILFHSIVDHNFRGYLVQVGFNINNTIFQIELFEQAFNLVIQKYNILRSVFVFEEVSKPLRITAKEKIAQIHYENIADLEEDERRQYIKEFQKKDREKGFDLSKDLLMRLSVIQTGKETYRVIWSYHHIIMDGWCTGIVLGDLFKYYVQLKSGHRVELEKAYPYSDYIQWLGEQDQEEALEYWENYLRGYEQQASVPAQRKGEGNGEYRQEEVIVTVGEKESGQLNRIAQTYQVTINTMIQAIWGILLQRYNQASDVVFGSVVSGRPAEIEGVEKMVGLFVNTIPIRVYAEPEERFADLVQGMQHRALASEKYDYVSLADVQAKSQVKQGLLDHIMVFQNFPIGEELKNQTDGDGEGLGFEIEGVEAFEQTNYDFNITVIPGKQLTFKMNYNAKAHDQEFIRRIGQHVERIIQQVVKHPELRIQELDIVTEEEREQVLVSFNKTEAPYPREKTISELFEEQVEKTPGQVAVVYEGQEWTYEELNARSNQVARMLRKNGVGTETIVGIMVERSLEMMAGILGILKAGGAYLPIDPDYPSERIAYMLEDSGTKVLLTQKRLTDRVVFDGSIVALDEAGVYAEEERGNIVREHTAASLAYVIYTSGSTGKPKGVLVEHASLTNMLSAMQQRYPLQAIGAYLLKTAYTFDVSITELFGWILGNGQLVIAKQGAEKDWAKLEEVIDRHPITHINFVPAMLQLVMNDGVEQEKVRKLEYVFVAGEALPSDLANKLNELWPDVSVENMYGPTEATIYATQYALGRKEGVHVPIGKALPNTQVYVLSGANRLQPIGIAGELCIAGDGLARGYLNRPDLTEEKFVENPFVAGERMYRTGDLVRWLPDGNLEYLGRIDEQVKVRGFRIEPDEVRQQLMKHEAVKDAVVIARKEEGQAYLCAYVVTEEELSVSAWRKHMGESLPEYMIPSYFVRVEQLPLTPNGKVDRKALPAPEGAVHTGVEYVAPRNDMEAKLADIWSEVLGLERIGVLDSFFDLGGHSLKALVLMSEMEQAGCRVTLTDIYHYKSIRALAAYLQSAKEQEGLIEAKEVLVSWLHRGTEGEYELVSYQVRDVFGETKNINVLYSDDVEKNRVESLVQTMNRKVAKNLLPHYIVPLHRRIEVDPNETIDEDVFCRRLGLNEIELDEATAIRVWIKDDYCQMDRWIKTGEVTQEYPFGAIQQMQIKFQTPPSVVFFKLDEYVDYTLLDQSYAQLVQRQGLLRSVSVQGEPCFRWKEYAFPASSPPKLYLIDVSGYNSCGPFMDMLQDFIHNTRYDGEGMLYQMILLKRNLREHYVIGLLHHALCDRVTTEVIERQMVSCYRSLLLNQVPPSDEVKPFLEYVKQIQSGPQGIAEQELISAFELEAFHRSKQDILRRLEHRTSDEAFLFNVSIPAKEPSLGLALSVYTKGLQAYLETDHFPLLFLYDGRRYEEASYYNTVGEFIDFVPLFIDAGWNPDKTMRSVRARLDLLKDKNLNFMHLLTDPACRYDWSRTKRFVQFGEQYEHLDLFMFNYLGNSAKGNLRESYDDTVVKQPNPLPIYSLFNCIATTYADGFIFSLRCSYKIDVGEVRMAFLKAACAEENNPLG; encoded by the coding sequence ATGTTGGGTCTTAAGCATATCGAAGACATAGGGTTCCTTTCTGCTATGCAGGAGGGAATTTTATTTCACTCGATAGTAGATCATAATTTTAGGGGATATTTGGTTCAAGTAGGATTTAACATTAACAATACTATTTTTCAAATCGAATTATTCGAGCAAGCTTTTAATTTGGTAATCCAAAAATATAATATCCTAAGATCAGTATTTGTATTTGAGGAAGTTAGCAAACCCTTACGAATTACAGCAAAAGAAAAAATAGCCCAGATTCATTATGAAAACATAGCCGATCTTGAAGAGGATGAGAGAAGGCAATATATTAAAGAGTTCCAGAAAAAAGATAGGGAAAAGGGATTCGATCTTAGCAAGGATCTGCTGATGAGGCTGTCGGTGATTCAGACGGGAAAGGAAACGTACAGAGTGATCTGGAGTTACCATCACATCATCATGGATGGCTGGTGCACGGGGATCGTTCTGGGAGATTTGTTCAAGTATTACGTTCAATTGAAAAGCGGTCATCGCGTGGAGCTGGAAAAAGCGTATCCGTACAGCGATTACATCCAATGGCTGGGGGAGCAGGATCAAGAAGAGGCGCTGGAGTACTGGGAGAACTATTTGAGAGGGTACGAGCAACAGGCAAGCGTACCGGCGCAGCGGAAAGGCGAAGGAAACGGGGAGTATCGGCAAGAGGAAGTGATCGTCACCGTAGGGGAGAAGGAGAGCGGTCAATTGAACAGGATCGCCCAAACGTACCAAGTGACGATCAATACGATGATTCAGGCGATCTGGGGGATTTTGCTGCAAAGGTACAACCAAGCGAGCGACGTGGTGTTCGGTTCGGTAGTCTCGGGAAGACCTGCGGAAATTGAAGGCGTGGAGAAGATGGTGGGGTTATTCGTGAACACGATTCCCATTCGAGTGTACGCAGAGCCGGAGGAGCGATTTGCAGACCTGGTGCAAGGGATGCAGCACAGAGCGTTAGCCTCGGAGAAATACGATTACGTATCGTTAGCGGATGTGCAGGCGAAGAGCCAGGTGAAGCAAGGATTGCTGGATCACATCATGGTGTTTCAAAATTTCCCTATAGGTGAAGAGCTGAAGAATCAAACGGACGGGGACGGGGAAGGGTTAGGCTTTGAGATAGAGGGAGTCGAAGCGTTCGAGCAGACGAACTATGACTTTAACATCACGGTCATTCCGGGGAAACAGCTGACGTTTAAAATGAATTACAATGCAAAGGCGCACGATCAGGAGTTTATCCGGAGAATTGGGCAGCATGTGGAGAGAATTATCCAGCAGGTAGTGAAGCATCCGGAGCTGCGGATTCAAGAGCTTGATATCGTAACAGAAGAGGAACGGGAGCAGGTATTGGTGTCGTTTAACAAGACGGAGGCACCATACCCGAGGGAGAAGACAATTAGTGAACTGTTCGAGGAACAGGTGGAGAAAACTCCTGGGCAAGTAGCAGTGGTGTACGAAGGACAGGAGTGGACGTACGAAGAGCTGAATGCCAGGTCGAACCAAGTGGCGCGAATGCTGCGCAAGAATGGGGTAGGGACCGAAACGATCGTGGGTATCATGGTGGAACGTTCGCTGGAGATGATGGCCGGGATCTTGGGCATTCTGAAGGCAGGGGGAGCGTATTTGCCGATTGACCCGGACTATCCGTCAGAGCGGATTGCGTACATGCTGGAGGATAGCGGGACGAAGGTGCTGCTGACGCAGAAGCGGCTGACGGACCGAGTGGTGTTTGACGGAAGCATCGTGGCGTTGGATGAGGCGGGCGTATATGCAGAGGAAGAGCGCGGGAATATCGTGCGCGAGCATACGGCCGCTAGTTTGGCGTACGTGATTTATACGTCGGGGTCCACCGGGAAACCGAAAGGGGTATTGGTGGAGCATGCGAGTCTAACCAACATGTTGTCAGCGATGCAGCAACGGTATCCATTACAAGCAATCGGAGCTTATCTATTAAAGACTGCCTATACGTTTGATGTATCGATCACGGAGTTGTTCGGGTGGATACTAGGGAACGGCCAACTGGTAATAGCCAAGCAAGGCGCGGAAAAGGACTGGGCCAAACTGGAAGAGGTGATCGATCGCCATCCAATCACGCACATCAACTTCGTTCCAGCGATGTTGCAATTGGTGATGAACGACGGTGTAGAACAAGAGAAGGTTAGGAAGCTGGAGTACGTATTTGTAGCAGGAGAAGCGCTCCCTAGCGATTTGGCGAACAAGCTGAACGAATTATGGCCGGACGTCAGCGTGGAAAATATGTACGGCCCGACGGAAGCGACCATCTATGCAACGCAATATGCCCTGGGAAGGAAGGAGGGAGTCCACGTCCCTATCGGAAAGGCGCTGCCGAATACACAAGTGTATGTGCTGAGTGGAGCGAACCGGTTGCAGCCTATTGGAATCGCGGGAGAGCTGTGCATAGCCGGAGATGGGTTGGCACGAGGGTACTTGAACCGACCGGATCTGACGGAGGAGAAGTTTGTGGAGAACCCGTTTGTGGCAGGAGAGCGGATGTACCGAACGGGGGACTTGGTCAGATGGCTGCCGGACGGGAATCTGGAGTACTTGGGCCGGATTGACGAGCAGGTGAAGGTCCGTGGCTTCCGAATTGAACCAGACGAGGTGCGCCAGCAGCTCATGAAGCATGAAGCAGTGAAAGACGCGGTCGTCATAGCCCGGAAGGAAGAAGGCCAAGCGTACTTGTGCGCGTACGTGGTGACGGAAGAGGAACTGTCGGTGTCGGCATGGCGCAAGCACATGGGAGAAAGCTTGCCGGAGTATATGATTCCGTCTTACTTCGTACGTGTGGAGCAATTGCCGCTAACGCCAAACGGGAAGGTGGACCGCAAGGCGCTGCCAGCACCGGAAGGGGCGGTACACACGGGCGTGGAATACGTCGCGCCGCGAAACGACATGGAGGCGAAGCTGGCGGACATCTGGTCAGAGGTGCTCGGTTTAGAGCGCATCGGGGTCCTGGACAGCTTCTTTGACCTCGGCGGGCATTCTCTCAAAGCGCTGGTGTTGATGTCGGAAATGGAACAGGCAGGATGCCGTGTTACCTTAACGGATATTTATCACTATAAATCGATCCGAGCGCTCGCCGCTTACCTTCAATCGGCGAAGGAGCAGGAAGGCCTCATTGAAGCGAAAGAAGTTCTCGTTTCCTGGCTGCACCGCGGAACGGAGGGCGAGTATGAACTGGTCTCGTATCAAGTTAGAGATGTGTTCGGAGAAACGAAAAATATTAACGTTCTATACAGCGACGATGTGGAAAAAAATCGCGTCGAAAGCCTCGTACAAACGATGAACAGGAAGGTCGCTAAAAATCTATTGCCACACTATATCGTGCCTCTGCATCGAAGAATTGAAGTGGATCCGAACGAAACGATTGATGAAGATGTTTTCTGCCGGCGTCTCGGATTAAACGAAATAGAACTGGATGAGGCAACAGCCATTCGCGTGTGGATTAAAGATGATTACTGTCAAATGGATCGGTGGATCAAAACGGGGGAAGTGACGCAGGAATATCCGTTTGGGGCGATACAACAGATGCAAATCAAGTTCCAAACGCCTCCTAGCGTCGTTTTCTTCAAGCTGGACGAGTACGTGGATTATACGCTATTGGACCAGTCCTACGCTCAACTCGTGCAGCGCCAAGGTTTGTTGAGAAGCGTTTCCGTCCAAGGAGAGCCATGCTTTCGCTGGAAAGAATACGCCTTTCCTGCCTCCAGTCCGCCGAAGCTTTATCTGATCGACGTATCAGGCTACAATTCTTGCGGTCCGTTTATGGACATGCTGCAGGATTTCATTCACAACACCCGGTACGACGGGGAGGGCATGTTGTATCAAATGATTCTGTTAAAACGAAATCTGCGTGAGCATTATGTGATCGGACTTTTGCATCATGCTCTTTGCGACCGGGTGACAACCGAAGTCATCGAGCGGCAGATGGTCTCTTGCTACAGAAGTCTTCTGCTAAATCAAGTTCCGCCTTCTGACGAAGTGAAGCCTTTTCTTGAGTATGTCAAGCAAATTCAAAGCGGCCCGCAAGGCATCGCCGAGCAAGAATTGATTTCGGCCTTTGAACTGGAGGCATTTCACCGGAGCAAGCAGGATATTTTACGCCGGCTTGAGCATCGAACGAGTGATGAAGCCTTCTTGTTCAACGTTTCTATTCCGGCCAAAGAACCTTCCTTGGGGCTTGCGCTTTCCGTTTATACCAAGGGCCTGCAGGCTTATTTGGAGACGGATCATTTTCCCTTGCTGTTCTTATACGACGGACGAAGATATGAAGAAGCGTCATACTACAATACGGTCGGCGAATTTATTGATTTCGTGCCTCTCTTCATCGATGCGGGGTGGAATCCGGATAAAACAATGCGTTCCGTCAGAGCCCGGCTGGATCTTTTGAAGGATAAAAACCTTAATTTTATGCATCTGCTCACCGATCCTGCTTGTCGTTACGACTGGTCCAGAACCAAGAGGTTCGTACAGTTTGGGGAACAGTATGAGCATCTCGATTTGTTCATGTTTAATTATTTGGGCAATAGCGCCAAGGGGAATTTGCGGGAAAGCTACGACGATACCGTCGTGAAACAGCCGAATCCGCTGCCGATCTATTCGCTGTTTAACTGTATCGCAACAACGTACGCCGACGGGTTCATTTTCTCCCTTCGCTGTAGCTACAAGATTGACGTTGGGGAAGTAAGGATGGCTTTTCTCAAGGCAGCATGTGCAGAGGAGAACAACCCGTTGGGTTAA